In a genomic window of Salegentibacter salegens:
- a CDS encoding RagB/SusD family nutrient uptake outer membrane protein, translated as MKRSILKITLATLGVLSIASCTDLELEDTDSVTRESSDGGFDGVSNVEGSINNAYNTIQGHLQTQENLYALQEATSDELLIPTRGTDWGDNGVWRTLHQHTWDATHPYLLNTWNNFNSSVFSLSEIIETPEASAAQVAEAKVLRAFSMYWIIDLFGQVPFRGVDEGPDVSPMVMSRAEAFDFAMNDLEEALPELPANGPGADTDRASKALANFLLAKLYLNKHIYLGTGAPAAEDMTEVVTHVDAIAENGFALQSGFFEIFEPDVDVSDTEIIFRTNYGADARMWSTLHYNQGTPGQQAGGWNGFSTLAEFYDLFEGDPEVNVPGSGQEERRGFVPTSGNTAGEGDLDDDDDGMEDGSYIGYGFLINQQYALDGSELSDRTGNPLVYTKELPGLVGNNERTGIRLLKYHPSDGAYPGNLIVFRYADAHLMKAEAIHRGGTSGESALSLVNELRELREATPLESLTDQDLLDERGRELYMEFTRRQDQIRFGTYTDTWSFKDNTEAFRVLFPIPSTALTSNPNLEQNEGY; from the coding sequence ATGAAAAGGAGTATTTTAAAAATAACACTAGCTACTTTAGGAGTTCTAAGTATCGCGTCCTGTACCGATCTGGAGCTTGAAGATACCGACTCGGTAACCCGTGAATCATCAGATGGTGGATTTGACGGAGTAAGTAACGTAGAAGGCTCAATAAATAACGCGTATAATACCATCCAGGGACATTTACAAACCCAGGAAAATTTATATGCCTTACAGGAAGCCACATCAGATGAATTATTAATTCCCACCAGGGGAACTGACTGGGGAGACAATGGAGTTTGGAGAACTTTGCACCAGCACACCTGGGATGCTACTCACCCTTATCTTTTAAATACATGGAACAACTTTAATTCCAGTGTATTTTCCCTAAGCGAAATTATTGAAACCCCGGAAGCAAGTGCAGCCCAGGTTGCAGAAGCCAAAGTCTTAAGGGCTTTCAGTATGTACTGGATAATAGATTTATTCGGCCAGGTTCCCTTTAGAGGTGTAGATGAAGGTCCCGATGTAAGCCCAATGGTAATGTCACGGGCTGAAGCTTTTGACTTTGCGATGAACGATCTTGAAGAAGCTTTGCCGGAATTGCCAGCCAATGGACCGGGAGCGGATACCGATAGAGCTTCTAAGGCTCTTGCGAACTTTCTACTGGCTAAATTGTACTTAAATAAACATATTTATTTAGGTACAGGAGCGCCGGCTGCTGAAGATATGACTGAAGTGGTTACTCACGTGGATGCTATTGCTGAAAATGGATTTGCACTTCAAAGTGGATTCTTCGAGATTTTTGAACCTGATGTAGATGTTTCTGATACTGAGATAATTTTTAGAACTAATTACGGTGCCGATGCACGTATGTGGAGTACCTTACACTATAACCAGGGAACGCCCGGACAACAAGCAGGAGGATGGAATGGTTTTTCAACTTTAGCTGAATTTTATGACCTTTTTGAAGGAGATCCCGAAGTTAACGTACCGGGTTCAGGCCAGGAAGAACGTAGAGGTTTTGTACCTACTTCAGGGAATACTGCGGGAGAAGGTGATTTAGATGATGACGACGACGGAATGGAAGATGGATCTTATATAGGATATGGATTTCTAATAAACCAGCAATATGCTTTGGATGGATCAGAATTAAGCGACAGGACTGGAAACCCATTGGTTTACACTAAAGAATTGCCAGGTCTTGTAGGTAACAATGAGAGAACCGGTATTAGATTACTTAAATACCACCCATCAGATGGGGCTTATCCGGGTAATTTAATTGTTTTCCGTTATGCTGATGCCCACCTTATGAAGGCTGAAGCTATTCACCGTGGAGGAACATCTGGCGAATCTGCTTTAAGCTTAGTAAACGAGTTACGGGAACTAAGAGAAGCTACTCCGTTAGAAAGTCTAACAGATCAGGATTTACTTGACGAAAGAGGTCGTGAACTTTATATGGAATTCACCAGGAGACAGGATCAAATTAGATTTGGTACTTATACCGATACGTGGAGCTTTAAAGATAACACAGAAGCTTTTAGAGTATTGTTTCCAATACCTTCAACAGCCTTGACTTCTAATCCTAATTTAGAACAAAACGAAGGTTACTAA